The proteins below come from a single Malus domestica chromosome 03, GDT2T_hap1 genomic window:
- the LOC103418851 gene encoding vacuolar fusion protein MON1 homolog: protein MSSESGASTSGDEGSEPNPNPDHTPKPPEDQLATLALSEVDSHGNGVAHGSAAENNRQEIENDEEEVQANSVAPGLAEVGEASEGSPRGGVGGGVVWARTNSELEIDGPSSPSSSGYAGERGSSASSGGSGIDEISEVRNDEIVDGFPDSQTPWVPGKRHVDEDDASISWRKRKKHFFILSHSGKPIYSRYGDEHKLAGFSATLQAIISFVENGGDDVKLVRAGKHQVIFLVKGPIYLVCISCTEEPYESLRVQLELIYGQMLLILTKSVNRCFEKNPKFDMTPLLGGTDIVFSSLIHSFSWNPATFLHAYTCLPLAYATRQAAGAILQDVADSGVLFAILMCKHKVICLVGAQKASLHPDDMLLLSNFVMASESFRTSESFSPICLPRYNPMAFLYAYVRYLDVDTYLMLLTTSSDAFYHLKDCRIRIESVLLKSNVLSEIQRSMLDGGMRVEDLPLDPLPRSGSFSPHLVQHTVPTDSPDRFKEPYIGVGGPAGLWHFIYRSIFLDQYVSSEFSPPISSPRQQKRLYRAYQKLYASMHNKGIGPHKTQFRRDENYVLLCWATQDFELYAAFDPLADKALAIKTCNRVCQWVKDVENEIFLLGASPFSW from the exons ATGTCCTCCGAATCGGGAGCTTCGACCTCCGGCGACGAAGGCTCCGAGCCAAACCCTAACCCTGACCATACTCCCAAACCCCCCGAAGACCAATTGGCCACCCTCGCATTGTCGGAGGTCGATAGCCACGGGAATGGCGTCGCACATGGATCGGCCGCGGAGAACAATCGCCAGGAGATCGAGAACGACGAGGAGGAAGTCCAGGCCAATTCGGTTGCTCCTGGTTTAGCTGAGGTGGGGGAGGCGAGCGAGGGTTCGCCACGTGGCGGAGTCGGCGGTGGTGTTGTGTGGGCGAGGACCAATTCGGAGCTGGAGATTGATGGGCCGTCGAGCCCTAGCAGCAGTGGGTATGCTGGTGAAAGAGGTAGTAGTGCCAGTAGTGGTGGCTCTGGAATTGATGAGATTTCGGAAGTGAGGAACGATGAGATTGTCGATGGGTTTCCAGATTCGCAAACCCCGTGGGTGCCCGGTAAACGGCATGTCGATGAG GATGATGCTTCCATATCatggagaaagaggaagaaacaCTTTTTCATACTAAGTCACTCTGGCAAACCAATATATTCCAG ATATGGAGATGAACACAAGCTAGCGGGATTCTCAGCAACATTACAAGCCATAATTTCCTTCGTGGAGAATGG TGGGGATGATGTCAAATTGGTTAGGGCTGGGAAGCATCAG GTGATTTTTCTTGTCAAGGGACCAATTTACTTAGTATGCATCAGCTGTACAGAAGAGCCTTACGAGTCTTTGAGGGTGCAATTGGAACTTATTTATGGTCAG ATGCTACTTATTCTTACTAAGTCAGTAAATAGATGTTTTGAGAAGAATCCGAAGTTTGATATGACACCTTTGCTAGGAGGAACAGATATTGTCTTCTCATCTCTCATCCATTCATTCAGTTG GAATCCTGCCACTTTTCTTCATGCGTACACTTGTCTTCCCCTTGCTTATGCGACAAGGCAAGCAGCAGGTGCCATATTGCAAGATGTTGCCGATTCTGGTGTTCTGTTTGCAATACTAATGTGCAAACACAAG GTTATCTGTCTTGTTGGTGCTCAAAAGGCCTCTCTTCATCCTGATGACATGCTGCTACTTTCCAACTTCGTCATGGCATCAGAATCATTTAG GACATCTGAATCTTTCTCTCCAATTTGCTTGCCTAGATATAATCCCATGGCATTTTTGTATGCTTATGTCCGTTATCTTGAT GTTGATACATACTTGATGTTGCTTACTACTAGTTCAGATGCCTTTTATCATCTCAAGGATTGCAG GATTCGTATTGAATCGGTTCTTTTGAAGTCAAATGTGCTAAGCGAGATTCAGAGATCCATGCTAGATGGTGGGATGCGTGTTGAGGATTTGCCTCTCGATCCTTTGCCACGTTCTGGATCTTTTTCTCCTCATTTGGTTCAACATACAGTTCCAACAGATTCTCCTGACAGGTTCAAGGAACCATATATTGGTGTAGGCGGTCCCGCTGGACTTTGGCATTTTATATATAGGAGTATATTTTTGGATCAGTATGTATCATCCGAGTTCTCACCACCAATAAGTAGTCCTCGTCAGCAGAAAAG attGTACAGAGCTTACCAGAAGCTTTATGCTTCCATGCATAACAAAGGAATTGGGCCGCACAAAACCCAGTTTAGAAGAGATGAAAACTACG TTTTACTATGCTGGGCCACCCAGGACTTTGAGCTTTATGCGGCTTTTGATCCACTTGCAGACAAG GCATTGGCAATAAAGACTTGCAACCGGGTTTGTCAGTGGGTGAAAGATGTGGAAAACGAGATTTTTTTGCTAGGAGCAAGCCCCTTTTCATGGTGA